From the Acipenser ruthenus chromosome 5, fAciRut3.2 maternal haplotype, whole genome shotgun sequence genome, the window CTAAGAACCATCACGTATCCTCTAATTCCAAACAGAGATACACCTTGAAAGCATTACCAAACAACGAAGAACTCCGTCAAAGAAACGTGATGACTTTCAACCAGCTGATACTGACAGTTCCGGCAACAGTTGCTGGAGGCTTTGGGTGTCCCATGTGTTCACACAGACAGTCAGTTAGCAGCTTGAAGGGCCAGATTGAGAGCCAGATGATCCATCATACAACCTGTTGAACAGATTCCACAAGCTGTGACTGCtgcatgccaaaaaaaaaaaccgttgCTTGGACATTGTGGGAGTGTTGGTTTAATGTGTATTACAGGTCAGATTTACAAGAGCATGTTTCATTATAACGTGAAATATATGAGCACCTAATTTAAAACTTTTTAGTAGTACTGAATAGCTCATGATTAAATCTTAATGTTGATCATCACAGCCATCTGAACAATTGAATCTGCCTAGCATTTGATGGAcccaatgataataaaaaaaaagacaaaacacttaAAAACGGCCATATTCAGCTGAATAATAACTGCCAACTGGAATGTAGCCACCTCTTGAGAACATGCAGCAAATCTGCACCAGCACATCACACAACTGCTTTCTATGGGATCCTGTTCAttcttatattatttaaaatctaGAAATAGGACAATATCTTTTAGGATACAGTACGACTGACTAGGATTCCACCGTAATGTGTGTGGTTGGGGTACCTACGGTATACATTAAATATACGTATCGGTAACCCAACCACAAACGTGTATGTTGCAACAAGTTGACAGACTTCTAGTAAGAGGCTTTGTTGATGGTTTTAGATTTATGCGGAATGTACAACATAcacatattcctttgaatttaagtcgccctcgaatttaagacgcagcccaaatttcccaccctcaatttgatgaaaaaataaaacataaaataaagatgaATTTATAAAGATATAGCCTCAATTACGCCTGTAAGAAAACAGCGTATGGAAGCAGTTTGCGTCTATCTGCTCtcgcacagagcattacagttatgtgctgcttctcatttccagtcgtgattactcgcaCCTGTTTGTTAGAACTAAACCTAAtaacgaaacgctgaaattgtaaaagcttcacTTCCAATTCCTTAGGAAGCTAATGACACTTCTTTGAAAACTGATGCCTGTATGTCACGGATGACTCAGGATCGGTCAGTGACGTTTTTGTTCATCTTTaatcagcagtcagtcacgttgctgtttatTTACTCAGGAAGTCGCATCTTTTGTTTCCgatttttaatacatgcatcactatattCGAATGtaagatgcaggccatttttttaaaatacaaaaattgtttaaagtgtgttttaaattcgaaggaatacggtatataccCATACTTCAGTTACCTATTTCTATATTTTGGGTACTTTtatttaggttttatttattgttttggggAAGGATTGTAGAACTCCTGGAATTTTCAGGATTGGCAGCACTGTAGTCTaaagttctgttctgtttatgtaGTGAGCAGGTGCTGAATAAACAGTGCCCTATAAGCATGCCTATGGGAGTCTGCTAGTTATTTGGCCGTCTTCATTTGTGGAATGCAGCATCCTATGACCGCTCAACAATTTCAAGTAGCTCATGAATGGACTGGAAAGCAGTAGAATTGTATGTTTACTCACAAAGGAAAACCACCATTAGAATGGTATTTATGAAAcattcattgtttttattaaatgattttggggggaaaagtaaattaaaaaaaaaaaaaaaaacatactatgaGAAAAATACATACtattttataaaagcaattttgcatttaaaataacaaacccTAGCGGATTTCAGCTTTTCATGCCCTTTTTGAGTGactctttcctttttcattccTGTCTATAAACTGTGGTTTAGAGTTTGTTGAAATGCagaatgacagtgctggagagccgAGTATTGGGTTTTCTCATGGTCGTGTGGTATGCAGGCAGTGATAATGTAAAACTCCTTTCCTGCCCTGAAGTGTACCTCTGTCGTATATTCCCCAGTGGGCCTGCATCATCTGCTTTCTATTCTCATGCTCCACTCTCTAATTTGCGTTCTGGCCTCCCTGAGGCCTGACTGAAAAGTCAAATGTTAATTCATCCAGGTTGTGATGACGCAATAGCTCAGCTAAGATAACTTTACACTAACTACAGAGTGGTCAATTTTCATTTATATCtaattatgtaaaaaaagaaaataatttagtttccaGATCAAAtttgatttcttgttgtttttaagtCATTTTAACAATGGTGTAGGTGTTGCAATTTAAATATACAACATAAAAAACATCATGCATACAAAAGTTTGTTTTTAGCTACAGTAGAATAGTTTTATCAGAGCTgtaacaaaatactttttttatcacCCGTTTGGCTTGATTAACAAGAGGGTCATGCCAGCTATTTTTCTGTAATTGTGTTTGTCCGTTGTGTTTTATTGCAGGGCAGAGGACAGCAGCATGATAGCAACTGGGGGTGTAATAACAGGGCTGGCAGCCTTAAAGAGGCAGGACTCGGCCAGATCCCAGCACCATCTGCCTGTGCCTACACCACCCTCTCCGCAGGAGAAAAAGAGAGCAAAGCGGAAGCCCCGGGCAGACGTGGTGGTTGTTAGGGGCAAGATCAGATTAAACTCCCCTTCTGGGTTTTTTCTTATTCTTGGGATATTGATCTCAATGATCGGGATTGCAATGGCGGTGCTTGGTTACTGGCCTCAAAAGGAGCATGTCTTAACAACAGAATCAAAACTATCAACTAACGACACACATGTTACACGGGACCATGGTGGGATGGTAGCTCAGTTTTTTGAGCAGCACTTGCATtctgaaaaaatgaaaatgctggGACCTTTCACCATGGGCATTggcatctttatttttatttgtgctaATGCCATACTACACGAGAACAGAGACAAAGAGACCAAAGTGATACACATGAGAGATATCTACTCCACTGTTATTGACATACACAGCCTGAGGATCAAAGAACAGAAGTGCATGAATGGGGCCTACACTGGTCCAATCGGGGAATCTGAGGTGAAAATGTATGAGAACCAATGTGCTTCAAAGTTAGCTGCTAATACTCTGTTGACTTTCTCTGGCCTTGGTAATGATGCCAGGGTAACACGGCAAGAGAGATCTATTGAGGATTATGGTTTAGCTAATGAAGCCAAGGGGCACTCATGCCTCCTACTTCCAATACGCAAAGAAGGATCTGGTTCTGTCTTTCACCTCCAGACAGAAAGCAGCAGGTTAAAAGATGACAAAAATATTAGCTCTAAAAAATGTGAAACCAAGTCTATTGTCTCATCTTCAATTAGCGCTTTCACGCTTCCTGTAATTAAACTGAATAACTGTGTGATTGATGAGCCTGATATAGATAACATA encodes:
- the LOC117402699 gene encoding transmembrane protein 200A-like → MIATGGVITGLAALKRQDSARSQHHLPVPTPPSPQEKKRAKRKPRADVVVVRGKIRLNSPSGFFLILGILISMIGIAMAVLGYWPQKEHVLTTESKLSTNDTHVTRDHGGMVAQFFEQHLHSEKMKMLGPFTMGIGIFIFICANAILHENRDKETKVIHMRDIYSTVIDIHSLRIKEQKCMNGAYTGPIGESEVKMYENQCASKLAANTLLTFSGLGNDARVTRQERSIEDYGLANEAKGHSCLLLPIRKEGSGSVFHLQTESSRLKDDKNISSKKCETKSIVSSSISAFTLPVIKLNNCVIDEPDIDNITEDSEFSRGKSRQPSMDSLAVPSMDISETYKPPNPLLLRSNSAAESPTFSSQSSLSTGSASGRYLSPGVARKDFGSKTSLHILSAHSKSLDLDRGPSTLTVQPEQRKHPSWPRLDRSNSKGYKKLEDNEDPMDRLLVPQMSNKRDYTKKEKLLMISRSHNNLSFEHDQFMSNTLKRGTSETRF